In candidate division WOR-3 bacterium, one DNA window encodes the following:
- a CDS encoding flagellar assembly protein T N-terminal domain-containing protein, whose amino-acid sequence MRALTFFLLILPFVFCYQPAYTAKTGSSTPAPGSEVVLSGGEGVEVLAEGVAAITGEPDIARDGALRDALRKAVEQAVGSFINAETRVQNFQLLSDRIYANSSGYVASYRVVSESREQGLYRVVIRARVKTDRIENDLQAIGILLNEQGRPRVLVVVQGDEEGDEDAGFVEARISGYFAERGFPVVDRQTLEQNLAREQLRRLIAGDSAAAQLAGLRTGAEIGIVGRLNRSQERRRSPYTQTETQFYQAGLVLRAVNLQTAAVLATSTVSLTLPFSRTEVLNRVADSSSRLLMNRILAGWSRRTNTTEIVCRNAGYEKVERLKTELSTKLRGVVTVVSRELAGDQALIEVVSETTTQEVLSGLQERGFTVRFEVLGWTNNRIEIKFTD is encoded by the coding sequence ATGCGGGCGCTGACCTTTTTTCTGCTGATCCTGCCTTTTGTCTTTTGTTATCAGCCCGCCTACACCGCAAAAACCGGCAGTTCCACACCAGCACCCGGTTCTGAGGTGGTGCTCAGTGGTGGTGAGGGGGTGGAGGTGCTGGCTGAAGGGGTGGCGGCGATTACCGGTGAACCGGACATCGCCCGGGACGGCGCACTCCGGGACGCACTGCGCAAGGCGGTGGAGCAGGCGGTGGGCAGTTTCATCAATGCCGAGACCCGGGTCCAGAACTTCCAGCTCCTTTCCGACCGGATTTATGCCAACTCCAGCGGTTATGTTGCCTCCTACCGGGTGGTGAGTGAAAGCCGGGAGCAGGGGCTATACCGGGTGGTGATTCGAGCAAGGGTGAAGACCGACCGGATTGAAAATGACCTGCAGGCGATCGGCATTCTGCTCAATGAGCAGGGCCGGCCACGGGTGCTGGTCGTGGTTCAGGGTGATGAGGAGGGAGATGAGGATGCCGGTTTTGTTGAAGCCAGAATCAGCGGCTATTTTGCGGAGCGGGGTTTTCCGGTTGTGGACCGGCAGACTCTGGAGCAGAATCTGGCAAGAGAGCAGCTGCGCCGGCTGATTGCGGGGGACAGTGCAGCAGCACAGCTTGCCGGACTGCGGACCGGTGCGGAGATCGGCATCGTCGGCAGACTCAACCGGTCACAGGAGCGGCGGCGTTCACCCTATACCCAGACCGAGACCCAGTTTTATCAGGCAGGGCTGGTCCTGCGTGCGGTCAATCTCCAGACCGCTGCGGTGCTGGCAACATCAACAGTGAGTCTGACTCTGCCCTTTTCCCGGACCGAGGTCCTGAACCGGGTTGCCGACTCCTCAAGCCGGTTGCTGATGAACCGAATCCTTGCAGGCTGGAGCCGCCGGACGAATACAACTGAAATTGTCTGCCGGAATGCCGGTTATGAGAAGGTGGAGCGGTTGAAAACTGAGCTGAGCACGAAACTGCGCGGGGTCGTGACGGTGGTGAGCCGGGAGCTTGCGGGTGACCAGGCACTGATTGAAGTCGTTTCCGAGACGACCACCCAGGAGGTTCTGAGCGGTTTGCAAGAGCGGGGTTTTACCGTCCGGTTTGAGGTTCTGGGCTGGACAAACAACCGGATTGAGATAAAATTTACCGACTGA
- a CDS encoding CsgG/HfaB family protein gives MKSFYLALLSAVVCAGVVLNCTPAMVKAVQPYSISPEFDLSRTWRIAVLPPAGGSSDTGDEGGLREFAELQLLKIPTVVVVDRSKVDAVLNEQEFSWSGVVDPQTAARLGGLMGANALMSIRIGKVKHDPFFSDSPNQRDAEVSVRIVSVENGSVLYSAQGQSSSFEGAEEALKGAVLTALLPLLEKGGVK, from the coding sequence ATGAAAAGTTTTTATCTTGCCCTTTTGTCGGCGGTGGTTTGTGCCGGAGTAGTTCTGAACTGCACGCCGGCGATGGTGAAGGCGGTTCAGCCCTATTCTATCTCTCCGGAGTTTGATCTGAGCCGGACCTGGCGGATTGCGGTTCTGCCACCGGCAGGCGGTTCTTCTGATACCGGTGATGAAGGCGGACTCAGGGAGTTTGCCGAGCTCCAGCTTTTGAAGATTCCGACGGTGGTGGTGGTTGACCGTTCAAAGGTGGATGCGGTTTTGAATGAGCAGGAGTTCTCCTGGTCGGGGGTGGTTGATCCACAGACCGCTGCCCGGCTGGGCGGGCTGATGGGTGCGAATGCGCTGATGAGTATCAGAATCGGGAAGGTGAAGCATGACCCGTTCTTTTCCGATTCACCGAATCAGCGGGATGCGGAGGTTTCTGTCCGGATTGTGAGCGTGGAGAACGGGTCGGTGCTGTATTCGGCACAGGGTCAGAGTTCCAGTTTTGAGGGTGCCGAGGAGGCGCTCAAGGGTGCGGTGCTGACCGCGCTGCTCCCGCTCCTGGAAAAGGGAGGTGTGAAATGA
- a CDS encoding SBBP repeat-containing protein → MVILNQGAEPHSRGRALPLLVALILSFFNFVNAIDILWTQRYNFAFDKWAWGDVDILTGDLIVVGESDVDSNPVFVLIRYNRDGDTVWTRVFDSPYLDWLHGCAVDRAGNVIIAGSMTSGGGVVKYDRNGNLCWYRRVYPRQTNYFSGVTSDESLNIYVAGGRGSNAQLMKLSPGGESLWLREYDFGYPLEDIVSLYYSTNGYIAGAGDVAVEGGQFDCLSIQWNETGDVSWVRILHIKPQDEARDITADSEGNLYITGDAWDETQQGIVQPDSFVTARYQPDGTLDWVRVDGLSHYSWGEAIGFDPSGQLLVAGGCYDSILNESSGAILCYSLDGTLLWHWTYRQENQNCRFTDIVIAEPGVCYVIGEVANADYDSSDFLVLKLRYPVGMAEGRPAEVPAGDISPATLVCAGATLRFSVGCAGDYRLVVRDVSGQERLVYAGYLARGENRISLPSLPAGVYFLDLAGAGVQRRHRLVVVR, encoded by the coding sequence GTGGTAATCCTGAACCAGGGGGCAGAGCCACATAGCAGAGGCCGGGCTCTGCCCCTTTTAGTTGCTCTCATACTGAGTTTTTTTAATTTCGTTAATGCCATCGACATATTATGGACTCAGCGATATAATTTCGCATTTGACAAGTGGGCTTGGGGAGATGTTGATATTCTAACTGGAGATTTGATTGTGGTGGGCGAGAGTGATGTCGATTCCAATCCGGTCTTTGTGCTCATCCGTTATAACCGTGACGGCGATACGGTCTGGACCCGGGTGTTTGACAGTCCTTATCTGGACTGGCTTCACGGCTGTGCGGTTGACCGGGCAGGGAATGTTATCATTGCGGGCTCAATGACTTCGGGTGGCGGAGTGGTTAAATATGACCGGAACGGCAATCTGTGCTGGTATCGGCGGGTGTATCCGCGGCAGACAAATTACTTCTCCGGGGTGACGAGCGATGAATCACTGAACATTTATGTCGCCGGTGGACGCGGGAGTAATGCACAGCTGATGAAACTTTCACCCGGCGGTGAATCGCTGTGGCTGAGGGAGTATGATTTTGGTTATCCGCTTGAGGATATTGTTTCGCTGTATTATTCAACCAACGGTTACATTGCGGGCGCAGGGGATGTCGCAGTGGAGGGAGGTCAGTTTGATTGTTTAAGTATACAATGGAATGAAACTGGTGATGTTAGTTGGGTCCGTATTCTTCATATCAAACCTCAGGATGAAGCTAGAGATATTACCGCCGATTCTGAAGGCAACCTTTATATCACCGGTGATGCCTGGGATGAGACGCAGCAGGGGATCGTGCAGCCGGACTCGTTTGTTACCGCCCGCTATCAGCCTGACGGCACGCTGGACTGGGTCAGAGTTGACGGATTAAGCCATTACAGCTGGGGGGAGGCAATCGGTTTTGATCCTTCGGGACAGCTGCTGGTTGCCGGTGGTTGTTATGACAGCATTCTTAATGAATCCAGCGGTGCGATTCTGTGTTACAGTCTGGACGGCACACTGTTATGGCACTGGACCTACCGGCAGGAAAACCAAAACTGCCGGTTTACCGATATAGTTATTGCTGAGCCCGGGGTGTGTTATGTGATTGGTGAGGTTGCCAATGCTGATTATGACTCCAGCGACTTTCTGGTGCTGAAGCTGCGCTATCCGGTCGGGATGGCGGAAGGACGGCCGGCAGAAGTGCCGGCAGGTGACATTTCCCCTGCCACTCTGGTCTGTGCGGGTGCAACTTTGCGGTTTTCTGTTGGTTGTGCTGGTGATTACCGGCTGGTGGTGCGGGATGTGAGCGGGCAGGAGCGGCTGGTTTATGCGGGTTATCTTGCGCGAGGGGAGAACCGCATCAGCCTGCCCTCGCTGCCTGCTGGTGTTTATTTTCTTGATCTTGCGGGTGCCGGGGTGCAGCGCCGGCACCGGCTGGTGGTGGTGAGATAA